In one window of Azotobacter salinestris DNA:
- a CDS encoding FAS1-like dehydratase domain-containing protein — protein sequence MSTIDLSAWIGHSQTVHDQLTLNLIGRLAATLGEASPAHGHPLPPLWHWAFFQEPVPGAGLGPDGHPARGGFLPPADDRNRMWGGGRLEFFEPLRVGGEASCMSTIATIEEKAGRSGALLFVTLRHEYHQDGRLALREEQDIVYREPSPPRTRSDEPVPPGGWRERVEPTSTLLFRYSAATFNGHRIHYDWPYATEVEGYPGLVVHGPLIATLVLGAFCRANPGVRLQRFAYRGLRPLFAPVPFEVGGFIDAPGHAGLWAGNADGLAQQGDVWFD from the coding sequence ATGAGCACGATCGACCTTTCCGCCTGGATCGGCCACAGCCAGACCGTCCACGACCAGCTGACCCTCAACCTGATCGGGCGCCTCGCCGCGACGCTCGGCGAGGCATCGCCGGCCCATGGCCACCCATTGCCGCCGCTGTGGCACTGGGCGTTCTTCCAGGAACCCGTGCCCGGGGCCGGTCTCGGCCCGGACGGGCATCCGGCGCGCGGCGGCTTCCTGCCGCCGGCGGACGATCGCAACCGCATGTGGGGCGGCGGGCGTCTGGAGTTCTTCGAGCCGCTGCGGGTCGGCGGCGAGGCCAGCTGCATGTCGACCATCGCCACGATTGAGGAAAAGGCCGGCAGGAGCGGCGCCCTGCTGTTCGTCACGCTGCGTCACGAGTACCACCAGGACGGCCGCCTGGCGCTGCGCGAGGAGCAGGACATCGTCTACCGCGAGCCAAGCCCGCCGAGGACCCGCTCCGACGAGCCGGTGCCGCCGGGCGGCTGGCGCGAGCGCGTCGAGCCGACCAGCACGCTGCTGTTCCGCTATTCGGCGGCGACCTTCAACGGCCATCGCATCCACTACGACTGGCCCTACGCCACCGAAGTCGAGGGCTATCCCGGCCTGGTGGTGCACGGTCCGCTGATCGCCACCCTGGTGCTCGGCGCCTTCTGTCGCGCCAATCCCGGCGTGCGCCTGCAGCGCTTCGCCTACCGCGGCCTGCGCCCGCTCTTCGCGCCTGTGCCCTTCGAGGTCGGCGGCTTCATCGATGCGCCGGGCCACGCCGGGCTGTGGGCCGGCAATGCCGATGGCCTCGCCCAGCAGGGCGATGTCTGGTTCGACTGA
- a CDS encoding exopolysaccharide biosynthesis protein: MPAAEQKKEPQSLEAVIDGVIDLGRQREGEKVSIGDIQGRIGQRSFGPFLFIAAVCEISPLGGVPGLPTLLAVIVALCSIQMLLGQERFWIPGLLRNRAVSGQKLQSGLKRIKPAMRWLDKVIRPRLGWATEKSFVRILAVLCLTLAASVPPLELLPFASSIPFAAIGLFGLGLTARDGYVVLAGLVVSLAGLFLAFRSLLGG; this comes from the coding sequence ATGCCGGCAGCTGAGCAGAAGAAGGAGCCCCAGAGCCTCGAGGCGGTGATCGATGGGGTCATCGATCTGGGCAGGCAGAGGGAAGGGGAGAAGGTGTCCATCGGCGACATCCAGGGCCGGATCGGCCAGCGCAGCTTCGGGCCCTTCCTGTTCATCGCCGCCGTGTGCGAGATCAGCCCGCTGGGCGGCGTGCCGGGCCTGCCCACCCTGCTCGCGGTGATCGTGGCGCTGTGCTCGATCCAGATGCTGCTGGGGCAGGAGCGCTTCTGGATACCGGGCCTGCTGCGCAACCGCGCGGTCAGCGGGCAGAAGCTGCAGTCCGGGCTGAAGCGGATCAAGCCCGCGATGCGCTGGCTGGACAAGGTCATCCGCCCGCGCCTGGGCTGGGCGACCGAGAAGTCCTTCGTGCGGATCCTCGCCGTGCTCTGCCTGACGCTGGCGGCCTCGGTCCCGCCACTGGAGCTGCTACCCTTCGCCAGTAGCATTCCCTTCGCCGCCATCGGCCTGTTCGGCCTGGGACTCACCGCCAGGGACGGCTATGTCGTTCTCGCCGGGCTCGTGGTTTCCCTCGCGGGCTTGTTCCTGGCCTTCAGGAGCCTGCTGGGGGGATGA